From Thermococcus sp.:
CACCAGCGGGTATGAAGGTGCTCTCCCCAGGCCGGAGAAGTATCTCCTTCTCCCCCACACGAACCTTTGCGGTGCCCCTGACGACAACCCAGTGCTCAGAGCGGTGGTAGTGCATCTGAAGGGAGAGCTTCTTGCCCGGGAGAACTGTCAGGCGCTTTATCTTGTAGCGGTCTCCCTCCTCCAGAACAGTGTAGCTTCCCCATGGCCTGTAGGCTGTCCGGTGAACCATGACACGCTCGTCGTTCATCTCCTTAAGGCGTTTGTAAACTTCCTTCACCCTCTGCCCTTCACCGCGGTGGGCGACGAGGAGGGCATCGTCCGTGTCTATGATTATGAGATCCTCGACCCCGACCGTCGCTGTGAGGCGACTCGTCATGACGAGATTGTTGCGGGAGTTAACGCCAATGTGGTAGCCCTTCCTGCCCCCCACCTTGACGGCGTTTCCGCTCTCGTCCTTCTCCATTACCTCGTAGATGGCGTCAAAGCTGCCCAGGTCGTTCCAGTAGACGTTGAGAGGAACTACTGCCGCCCTGTCCGTCTTCTCCATGACCCCGTAGTCAACCGACAGCTCAGGGACGAGCTCGTAGGCTTTCTCGATGCTCTCCGCCTTCTCAAAGGCCTCGTAGACACCGAGGGCGTGCCTCTTCACTTCCTCGGTGAAAACCTCCGTGTTGAACATGAACATTCCACTGTTCCAGTAGTAGCCGTTCTCAACGTAGCGCTTCGCCGTCTCAAGGTCCGGCTTCTCCTTGAACTCCGCCACCAGGTAGCCACCCTCAAGCTTCTCCCCGGGTTTTATGTAGCCGTAGCCGGTATGGGGCCTGGTCGGCTTTATGCCGAAGGTCACGAGGTAGTCCCTGGCAAGTTTCTCCGCGTTTCTAAATGCCTTTACGTAGTTCTCGTTGGCGTCTATCAGGTGATCCGATGGGAGCACAGCCACCACCGAATCTCCAAAGGCTTCCTTGATTCTCTTTATCCCCCAGAATATCGCAGGCAGGGTGTTCTTTCCCCTCGGCTCAAGGAGGATGTTGTTCTCCGGAAGCTCAAGGCCCAGCTCCCTCAGGTCATCGAGAACGCGGAACCGGTACATATCGTTGGTGACCACAAAAATCTCGTCCGGTTTGGAAAACGCAAGTGCCCGCTGGACGGTCTTTTGGAAGAGGGAATAGTCATCGAACATCCTTATGAACTGCTTGGGCATCAGCTCCCTGCTGAGAGGCCACAGCCTCGTTCCCTTCCCGCCGGCGAGAATCAGAGTCTTCATAACACCACCTCCAGTAGTTCGTCGATCGAGCTTATATTTTTAGCCCTCCGATGCCTGAGGGCCCCTACGAGGAAGGCATGGTCCACAACGTCGAGGAGGGGGAAATCGTTTTTTCCATCACCAACGGCGTAGCTTTCGACCCTCCCAAGGCGGGAGTACAGCCTCAGCAGTTCCACGGCGGCACGCCCTTTATCGGTGCTCCCGGTCACGCCGATGAACCTGCTGCCCCGCGATACCCTGAGACCCCTATC
This genomic window contains:
- a CDS encoding mannose-1-phosphate guanylyltransferase/mannose-6-phosphate isomerase, whose amino-acid sequence is MKTLILAGGKGTRLWPLSRELMPKQFIRMFDDYSLFQKTVQRALAFSKPDEIFVVTNDMYRFRVLDDLRELGLELPENNILLEPRGKNTLPAIFWGIKRIKEAFGDSVVAVLPSDHLIDANENYVKAFRNAEKLARDYLVTFGIKPTRPHTGYGYIKPGEKLEGGYLVAEFKEKPDLETAKRYVENGYYWNSGMFMFNTEVFTEEVKRHALGVYEAFEKAESIEKAYELVPELSVDYGVMEKTDRAAVVPLNVYWNDLGSFDAIYEVMEKDESGNAVKVGGRKGYHIGVNSRNNLVMTSRLTATVGVEDLIIIDTDDALLVAHRGEGQRVKEVYKRLKEMNDERVMVHRTAYRPWGSYTVLEEGDRYKIKRLTVLPGKKLSLQMHYHRSEHWVVVRGTAKVRVGEKEILLRPGESTFIPAGVVHRLENPGKVVLEVIETQIGEYLDEDDIVRFEDDFGRE